Proteins from a single region of Mycoplasmopsis edwardii:
- the hisS gene encoding histidine--tRNA ligase yields the protein MFNKIKGTKDYSSVDISMLDLVMTMFKETVSNAGFRPIETPILESLELFKRSSESSDIVKKEMFAFKDKGDRNIALKAEGTAPFVRAYIENKWNTLFNQKFYYAGPMFRYEQPQKGRYRQFYQAAVEFVGDKNYLKDVEVILLGAKMLDIFNVPYVLKINSIGDAETRKNYQDALKNYLLPYKDQLSQTSQERLEGGNILRILDDKVDSKLDFIKKSPKIKDYLTEESKTYFNNICKFLENNGVEFEVSDDLVRGLDYYDETVFEFVSKSRSENSQSTIIGGGRYSKLIKELGGPEVSSVGFGFGIDRLIDLLLSENIFDRRYFEEKTQEIGVYIVASEQEENIAKLFQEIYLPLTEIDGLNLYFEHDLVKSKKAFERAKKYNAKVIVSDDFKNPNLFVAKNLVSNDRINLSKDEEGLRALGNFIIESNLFEELNEEDLYELIEGEYDE from the coding sequence ATGTTTAATAAAATTAAAGGTACAAAAGACTATTCTTCAGTAGACATTTCAATGCTTGATTTAGTTATGACAATGTTTAAAGAAACAGTTTCAAATGCAGGTTTTAGACCAATTGAAACTCCAATTTTAGAATCATTAGAACTATTTAAAAGAAGTTCTGAAAGTTCAGACATTGTTAAAAAAGAAATGTTTGCATTCAAAGATAAAGGTGACAGAAACATTGCTTTAAAAGCTGAAGGTACAGCTCCGTTCGTTAGAGCATATATTGAAAACAAGTGAAATACATTATTTAATCAAAAGTTCTACTATGCTGGCCCAATGTTTAGATATGAGCAACCGCAAAAAGGTAGATATCGTCAATTTTATCAAGCAGCAGTTGAATTTGTCGGTGATAAAAATTATTTAAAAGATGTTGAAGTTATTTTACTTGGTGCAAAAATGTTAGATATATTTAATGTTCCTTATGTATTAAAAATTAATTCAATTGGTGATGCAGAAACAAGAAAGAATTATCAAGATGCACTAAAAAATTACTTATTGCCTTATAAAGATCAACTTTCACAAACATCACAAGAAAGACTTGAGGGTGGAAACATCCTAAGAATTCTTGATGATAAAGTTGATTCAAAACTTGATTTTATTAAAAAGTCTCCAAAAATAAAAGATTACTTAACAGAAGAATCAAAAACTTACTTTAATAATATCTGCAAGTTTTTAGAAAATAATGGTGTTGAATTTGAGGTTTCTGACGATTTAGTTAGAGGTCTTGATTACTATGATGAAACAGTTTTTGAATTTGTTTCAAAATCAAGAAGCGAAAATTCACAATCAACAATTATTGGTGGAGGAAGATATTCTAAACTAATTAAGGAATTAGGGGGACCTGAAGTTTCGAGTGTTGGTTTTGGATTTGGAATTGATAGATTGATAGATTTATTACTATCAGAAAACATTTTTGACAGAAGGTATTTCGAAGAAAAAACACAAGAAATTGGCGTTTACATTGTAGCAAGTGAACAAGAAGAAAATATCGCAAAATTATTCCAAGAAATTTACTTACCATTAACAGAAATAGACGGATTAAACTTATACTTTGAACATGATTTAGTTAAAAGTAAAAAAGCTTTTGAAAGAGCTAAAAAGTACAATGCTAAAGTTATTGTTAGTGACGATTTTAAAAACCCTAATTTATTTGTGGCTAAAAACTTAGTTTCAAATGATAGAATCAATTTATCTAAAGATGAAGAAGGATTAAGAGCATTAGGTAACTTCATAATCGAAAGTAATCTTTTCGAGGAATTAAATGAAGAAGATTTATATGAACTTATAGAAGGTGAATATGATGAATAA
- the infC gene encoding translation initiation factor IF-3: protein MQSDKRKKPASEHYVNNDIPYSKVFLIDANGEKVGVKTKAEALELAISQKMDLVLISVDPKPIARILDYGKFKYDRKKKQKEIKEKQTNVQNREIRLTPMIGENDLLTKSKKSREFLLKGDRIKVSVKLRGRELGRKDLGLTVLDRFYATLENIADKTTEPKLVNDRFLNMNLQPNKNKIAKYLKEMNLSKEETSSKEVETEDSSKGE from the coding sequence ATTCAATCAGATAAAAGAAAAAAACCTGCTTCAGAACATTATGTAAATAATGATATCCCTTACTCAAAAGTATTCTTAATTGATGCTAATGGGGAAAAAGTAGGAGTTAAAACTAAGGCAGAAGCTTTAGAACTAGCAATAAGTCAAAAAATGGATCTTGTTTTAATTAGCGTTGATCCAAAACCTATCGCAAGAATTCTTGATTATGGAAAGTTTAAATACGATAGAAAGAAAAAACAAAAAGAGATCAAAGAAAAACAAACTAATGTTCAAAACCGTGAAATTCGTTTAACACCAATGATCGGTGAAAATGATCTTCTTACAAAAAGTAAAAAATCACGTGAATTTTTACTTAAAGGTGATCGTATTAAAGTTTCAGTTAAATTAAGAGGTCGTGAGCTAGGTAGAAAAGACTTAGGGTTAACTGTTTTAGATCGTTTTTATGCAACGCTTGAAAACATTGCAGACAAAACAACAGAACCTAAATTAGTTAATGACCGTTTCTTGAATATGAATCTCCAACCAAATAAGAATAAAATCGCGAAATACTTAAAAGAAATGAATCTTTCAAAAGAAGAAACTTCATCTAAAGAAGTTGAAACTGAAGATTCATCAAAAGGAGAATAA
- the rpmI gene encoding 50S ribosomal protein L35, translated as MPKMKTKSALKKRIKVTGTGKILREQAFRSHLAQNKTTKQKRHARKAALMSRSDLKRFKALI; from the coding sequence ATGCCAAAAATGAAAACAAAAAGTGCTTTAAAGAAACGTATTAAAGTTACTGGAACAGGAAAAATCTTAAGAGAACAAGCTTTCCGTTCACACTTAGCACAAAACAAAACAACAAAACAAAAACGTCATGCACGTAAAGCTGCTTTAATGTCAAGAAGCGACCTTAAAAGATTTAAAGCTTTAATTTAA
- the rplT gene encoding 50S ribosomal protein L20 has product MARVKGGTVTRARRKKWLKLAKGYFGHKSIGYKVAKQAVVKSWTYAFRDRKQVKRNFRKLWIARINAATRAEGLSYSKFINGLKKANVTVNRKMLSELAIQEPKTFSMLVELAKKA; this is encoded by the coding sequence ATGGCAAGAGTTAAAGGTGGAACAGTTACAAGAGCAAGACGTAAAAAATGATTAAAATTAGCTAAAGGATACTTTGGACACAAATCAATTGGTTACAAAGTAGCTAAACAAGCAGTTGTTAAATCATGAACATACGCTTTCAGAGATCGTAAACAAGTTAAAAGAAACTTCCGTAAATTATGAATCGCTCGTATCAATGCAGCTACTAGAGCTGAAGGATTAAGCTACTCAAAATTTATTAATGGTCTTAAAAAAGCAAATGTTACAGTAAACCGTAAAATGCTTTCAGAATTAGCTATTCAAGAACCAAAAACATTCTCAATGTTAGTTGAATTAGCTAAAAAAGCTTAA
- the whiA gene encoding DNA-binding protein WhiA translates to MSSQKGLSFSSKIKKEVIINAKKEQENYHFLKGVIFSNAYLEDDWYTLNIKNDYIKGKIISKLDKSNIKYVTKDEWKYKVLVDKNAFNFDDDLDYKEYLTFFFSGVFVGSGSISNKESTSYHLEISTLSEEKSQLIKEKLNSYEFNFHILKKQKRHILYIKKVDELLDFLSAIGAKKAWFELQNLKIHRDKDNVLNRINNIDFSNLQKIADSSVKHIENINYVFEHDLTSLFSEDQLMLFRLKIENPWLSLNELVLMQNNESDNLVSKSGVNHWLRKLDKIVKNHKEK, encoded by the coding sequence ATGTCAAGTCAAAAAGGTTTATCATTTTCTTCTAAAATTAAAAAAGAAGTAATTATTAATGCAAAAAAAGAGCAAGAAAACTACCACTTCCTAAAAGGGGTTATTTTTTCTAATGCATACCTTGAAGATGACTGATATACTTTAAATATTAAAAATGATTATATTAAAGGTAAAATCATTTCAAAACTAGATAAAAGCAATATAAAATACGTCACAAAAGATGAATGAAAATATAAGGTTCTTGTGGACAAAAATGCTTTTAATTTTGATGATGATTTAGATTATAAAGAATATTTAACTTTTTTCTTTTCGGGTGTTTTTGTTGGTAGTGGAAGCATTTCAAATAAAGAATCAACTTCTTATCATTTAGAGATATCTACATTATCAGAAGAAAAGTCTCAATTGATTAAAGAAAAATTAAATTCATACGAATTTAATTTCCACATCCTTAAAAAACAAAAAAGACACATTTTGTATATCAAAAAAGTTGATGAACTTTTAGACTTTTTATCGGCTATTGGAGCCAAAAAAGCTTGATTTGAATTACAAAATCTCAAAATACATAGAGATAAAGATAATGTATTAAACCGTATAAATAATATAGACTTTTCAAACTTACAAAAGATTGCAGATAGTTCAGTAAAACATATTGAGAACATTAATTATGTTTTTGAACATGATTTGACATCCTTGTTTAGTGAAGATCAACTTATGCTTTTTAGGTTAAAAATTGAGAACCCATGATTATCATTAAATGAACTTGTGTTAATGCAAAATAATGAAAGCGATAATTTAGTTTCAAAAAGTGGAGTTAACCATTGATTGAGAAAATTAGACAAAATTGTTAAAAATCACAAGGAAAAATAA
- the pyk gene encoding pyruvate kinase has product MKITDKRTKLVATIGPSSDNYETLRKLVENGVTTIRANFSHGSHEEQANKFRIAKQISKDLNIPVSLMLDTKGPEIRIGKMKDGAQVVSAGTEVLIHTTADKYQNLEGTSQEITVAYDMAKDLEVGNQVLIDDGKLSTVVIEVGEGYVKVKAENTHKLKTNKRVNLPGVDFSLPFLAEKDINDVIFGISEGINYVAASFVNSAKNVKELRKLLDENGGKHVQIISKIESHLGCMNIDEIIAESDGIMVARGDLGLEIPYYDVPYFQKKMIRKSREAGKLVIVATQMLDSMENSPHPTRAEVTDVYYAVELGADSTMLSGESANGSFPVEAVKTMTAISKRAEKEFYSRNYYERQLEKVWENEDKRNKRSKIAYEIAKKAKDGDYKYIVVLSRTGELLKRVAKFRPNSLTIGILDDEKLLGGFGAYSGVFVSVDSKRLFPLIKADSSVAEEALKPYGIQKGDKYLVVENDKLTEQVVK; this is encoded by the coding sequence ATGAAAATTACTGATAAAAGAACAAAACTTGTTGCAACAATCGGGCCATCAAGTGATAACTACGAAACATTACGTAAGTTAGTTGAAAATGGTGTTACAACAATTCGTGCAAACTTTAGTCACGGTTCACACGAAGAACAAGCAAACAAATTTAGAATTGCTAAACAAATTAGCAAAGACTTAAACATTCCTGTTTCTTTAATGTTAGATACTAAAGGACCAGAAATTCGTATCGGAAAAATGAAAGATGGAGCACAAGTTGTTTCAGCTGGTACAGAAGTTTTAATCCACACAACAGCAGATAAATACCAAAACTTAGAAGGTACATCACAAGAAATTACTGTAGCATACGATATGGCTAAAGACTTAGAAGTTGGAAATCAAGTATTAATCGATGATGGTAAATTATCAACAGTTGTTATTGAAGTTGGTGAAGGATATGTTAAAGTTAAAGCAGAAAACACACACAAACTTAAAACAAACAAACGTGTTAACTTACCTGGTGTTGACTTCTCATTACCATTCTTAGCTGAAAAAGATATCAATGATGTTATCTTTGGTATTTCAGAAGGAATTAACTATGTAGCTGCATCATTTGTTAACTCAGCTAAAAATGTTAAAGAATTAAGAAAATTACTTGACGAAAATGGTGGAAAACATGTTCAAATTATTTCTAAGATTGAATCACACTTAGGATGCATGAACATCGATGAAATTATTGCTGAATCAGACGGTATTATGGTTGCTCGTGGAGACTTAGGATTAGAAATTCCTTACTACGATGTTCCATACTTCCAAAAGAAAATGATCAGAAAATCACGTGAAGCTGGTAAATTAGTTATCGTTGCTACACAAATGTTAGACTCAATGGAAAACTCACCACACCCTACACGTGCTGAAGTTACAGACGTTTACTACGCTGTTGAATTAGGAGCTGACTCAACAATGTTATCAGGAGAAAGTGCAAACGGTTCATTCCCTGTTGAAGCAGTTAAAACAATGACAGCTATTTCTAAACGTGCTGAAAAAGAATTCTACTCAAGAAATTACTACGAAAGACAATTAGAAAAAGTTTGAGAAAACGAAGATAAAAGAAATAAACGTTCAAAAATCGCTTACGAAATTGCTAAAAAAGCAAAAGACGGTGATTACAAGTACATCGTTGTATTATCAAGAACAGGTGAATTATTAAAACGTGTTGCTAAATTCCGTCCAAACTCATTAACAATTGGTATTTTAGATGATGAAAAATTATTAGGTGGATTTGGTGCTTACTCAGGTGTGTTTGTATCAGTAGATTCAAAAAGATTATTCCCATTAATTAAAGCTGACTCATCAGTTGCTGAAGAAGCTTTAAAACCATATGGAATTCAAAAAGGTGACAAATACTTAGTTGTTGAAAACGATAAATTAACAGAACAAGTTGTAAAATAA
- the rplJ gene encoding 50S ribosomal protein L10, translated as MAESKFKKAKKEVVLEISQKIKNSQAIAFAEYRGLTVAELEEFRLEAAKVGVDVKVYKNRLFKIAAANNGLADLSEHLVGPNIFLFSEKDGMAAAKLLVAFVKKHKIMVIKAGTFEGKVLDAQGVKDVATLPTYEESLAILARSMMAPLQQLGLSLKMYSEGKSE; from the coding sequence ATGGCAGAATCAAAATTCAAAAAAGCTAAAAAAGAAGTTGTTTTAGAAATTTCACAGAAAATTAAAAACTCACAAGCTATTGCTTTTGCAGAATACCGTGGGTTAACTGTTGCTGAGTTAGAAGAATTCAGATTAGAGGCAGCTAAAGTTGGTGTAGATGTTAAAGTTTACAAAAACCGTTTATTCAAAATCGCTGCTGCTAACAATGGATTAGCTGACTTATCAGAACATTTAGTAGGACCAAACATTTTCTTATTCTCAGAAAAAGATGGTATGGCTGCTGCTAAATTATTAGTTGCATTTGTGAAAAAACACAAAATTATGGTTATTAAAGCTGGTACATTTGAAGGTAAAGTACTTGATGCCCAAGGTGTTAAGGATGTTGCAACACTTCCAACATATGAAGAATCACTTGCAATACTTGCTCGTTCAATGATGGCACCTTTACAACAATTAGGTTTATCACTTAAAATGTATAGTGAAGGAAAATCAGAATAA
- the rplL gene encoding 50S ribosomal protein L7/L12 produces MAKLTKETFIESLKEMSIKEVMELVEAMKEEFGIDPMAAMAVAAAPAEGGSEEKTSVKVVLKADNGKKIPVIKAVQTVLGLSLMEAKKIVDALPATIKENIKPEEAESIRAALVEAGADVSVE; encoded by the coding sequence ATGGCTAAATTAACAAAAGAAACATTTATCGAATCATTAAAAGAAATGTCAATTAAAGAAGTTATGGAACTTGTAGAAGCAATGAAAGAAGAATTTGGAATCGACCCAATGGCTGCTATGGCTGTTGCTGCTGCTCCAGCAGAAGGTGGATCAGAAGAAAAAACAAGCGTTAAAGTTGTTTTAAAAGCTGACAACGGGAAAAAAATTCCAGTTATCAAGGCAGTTCAAACAGTTCTTGGTCTTTCATTAATGGAAGCAAAGAAAATCGTTGATGCATTACCTGCTACAATTAAAGAAAACATTAAACCAGAAGAAGCTGAATCAATTCGTGCTGCTTTAGTTGAAGCTGGTGCTGACGTTTCAGTTGAATAA
- a CDS encoding nicotinate phosphoribosyltransferase produces MEKERYIASYFKKTQTILQNELPDNVITLQFFQRKDNSILAGMSEVLRLLEEVTDTSKYQIRYLPDGTLINNLDIVLELEGHYQDFGIWEGMIDGILARNTSIATNARNCVLAAKNKEVIFMGDRADHYVNQEIDGKAVAIGGIKLVSTLAQKVKEQSQPDENVFGSMPHILIQGFGGNVVAATKAFHKNFPNHKLIALVDYNNNVIKDSLRIWEALGDKVWGVRIDTSKNMVDHMFDGEEPQYGVNPEQVFRLRKALDQAGAKNYKIVVSSGFDEEKIKLFEELNVPVDYYGVGQSIFKLKNSFSADATILNGQKQAKEGRGYRNNPNLITYKK; encoded by the coding sequence ATGGAAAAAGAAAGATACATAGCATCATACTTCAAAAAGACACAAACAATTTTGCAAAATGAGTTACCAGATAATGTTATTACATTACAATTCTTTCAAAGAAAAGATAACTCAATTTTAGCGGGTATGTCTGAAGTATTAAGACTTTTAGAAGAAGTTACAGATACATCAAAATATCAAATTAGATATCTTCCAGATGGAACATTAATTAACAACCTTGATATCGTTCTTGAACTTGAAGGTCATTATCAAGATTTTGGAATTTGAGAAGGTATGATTGATGGTATTTTGGCAAGAAACACATCTATTGCAACAAATGCTAGAAACTGTGTTTTAGCAGCCAAAAACAAAGAAGTAATCTTTATGGGTGATCGTGCAGATCATTATGTTAACCAAGAAATTGATGGTAAAGCTGTTGCTATCGGAGGCATTAAACTTGTTTCAACCTTAGCTCAGAAAGTTAAAGAACAAAGTCAACCTGATGAAAATGTTTTTGGAAGTATGCCTCATATCTTAATTCAAGGATTTGGCGGTAATGTAGTTGCTGCTACAAAAGCATTTCACAAAAACTTCCCTAATCATAAACTCATCGCTTTAGTTGATTACAATAATAATGTTATTAAAGATTCATTAAGAATCTGAGAAGCTTTAGGAGATAAAGTTTGAGGTGTTAGAATCGATACTTCAAAAAACATGGTAGACCATATGTTTGATGGTGAAGAACCGCAATACGGAGTTAATCCAGAACAAGTATTTAGATTAAGAAAAGCACTTGATCAAGCCGGTGCTAAAAACTATAAAATAGTTGTTTCTTCAGGTTTTGATGAAGAAAAAATCAAATTGTTTGAAGAGCTAAATGTACCAGTTGATTACTACGGCGTTGGTCAAAGTATTTTCAAATTAAAAAATTCTTTCTCAGCTGATGCAACTATTTTAAATGGGCAAAAACAAGCTAAAGAAGGAAGAGGATATAGAAACAATCCCAACTTAATTACATATAAAAAATAG
- a CDS encoding MAGa3780 family membrane protein: MYICIIFWNWHDESIAIWSTYNKNPDIINKINEAARNASEDEREQIYLALLPNATESLWGGTSYFYTFISNMLMGASVMFFPFFRTSKLGQRLYFSSLVFIISVVLGFWAGVLVDPNLLGKMSKNDFPRTLVWHAIAPGLGLLTLFWERTEIKISNKLIWSLMIYPILYSIFMVAIYLFGYKFMNLHSETFWPEFFDKTATSNNPIPAEYNREIDRGIVFYSVISILKPFGYSGESNYVRIVLLIIMFVFMVLMCPTIGFIVRRFWRIKQPHQRQLPKLVIFGENSKFQKWFNKKKKQKSKHA, from the coding sequence ATGTATATTTGTATCATATTTTGAAACTGACATGATGAATCAATCGCAATTTGAAGTACATATAATAAGAATCCGGATATCATTAACAAGATTAATGAAGCTGCAAGAAATGCTTCTGAAGATGAAAGAGAACAAATTTATTTAGCGTTATTACCTAATGCTACTGAAAGCTTATGAGGTGGAACTTCATACTTCTACACATTTATAAGCAATATGTTAATGGGGGCATCTGTAATGTTTTTCCCATTCTTTAGAACTTCTAAATTAGGGCAAAGATTATATTTCTCAAGTTTAGTTTTTATTATTAGTGTTGTACTAGGGTTCTGGGCAGGAGTTTTAGTTGATCCAAATCTTTTAGGAAAAATGTCTAAAAATGATTTTCCAAGAACTTTAGTTTGACATGCGATTGCTCCAGGTCTAGGTTTATTAACTTTATTTTGAGAAAGAACAGAAATTAAAATTAGCAACAAACTCATTTGAAGCTTAATGATTTACCCAATTTTATATTCAATTTTTATGGTCGCTATTTACTTATTTGGTTACAAATTTATGAACCTTCATAGTGAAACATTTTGACCAGAATTCTTTGATAAAACAGCAACATCAAATAATCCAATACCAGCTGAATACAATAGAGAAATTGACCGGGGAATTGTCTTTTATTCAGTTATTTCAATCCTTAAACCATTTGGTTACTCAGGAGAAAGTAACTATGTAAGAATCGTTTTATTAATAATCATGTTTGTATTCATGGTATTAATGTGCCCAACAATTGGATTTATTGTAAGAAGATTTTGAAGAATTAAACAACCACACCAAAGGCAATTACCAAAGTTAGTAATTTTTGGCGAAAACTCAAAATTCCAAAAATGATTTAATAAAAAGAAAAAACAAAAAAGCAAACATGCTTAA
- a CDS encoding MMB_0454 family protein, producing the protein MSNWINVPYHSNQVYVVRESAIKDVIKSCFLQDKRVKLSSSSRIMIDEKHQNLNIFLDIKVKKTVEQDSMSIIRNIVASVEEAVKKLIDKKPKNVQVALIGFY; encoded by the coding sequence ATGTCAAACTGAATTAATGTACCTTATCACTCAAATCAAGTTTATGTGGTAAGAGAAAGTGCTATTAAAGATGTTATTAAGTCGTGCTTTTTACAAGATAAAAGAGTTAAATTATCAAGTAGCTCAAGAATTATGATTGATGAAAAACACCAAAACTTAAATATTTTTTTAGACATAAAAGTTAAAAAAACAGTTGAACAAGATTCAATGAGTATTATTAGAAACATTGTTGCAAGTGTTGAAGAAGCAGTTAAAAAGCTAATTGATAAAAAACCTAAAAATGTGCAAGTTGCTCTAATTGGTTTTTATTAA
- the efp gene encoding elongation factor P, whose protein sequence is MINVNEFKPGITFQDEGEIYVVLEAQHSKQGRGQANVKAKVKNLRSGSTTIKSYTGGDKVKPAHIDKRKMDFLYSDGENIILMDRETYEQIEIALNRVEWELNFLKEGSEVQIRKFENEVLDIELNPNVSLQVTSAPDAVKGNTTTNPQKKVVLETGFELETPMFIKEGDVITVSTETGKYVGKNNK, encoded by the coding sequence ATGATTAATGTTAATGAATTTAAACCAGGTATTACTTTCCAAGATGAAGGTGAAATTTATGTAGTTTTAGAAGCTCAACACTCAAAACAAGGTCGTGGACAAGCGAACGTTAAAGCAAAAGTTAAAAACTTAAGATCAGGGTCTACAACAATTAAATCATATACAGGTGGTGATAAAGTTAAACCAGCTCATATTGATAAAAGAAAAATGGACTTCTTATATTCAGATGGTGAAAACATTATTTTAATGGATAGAGAAACATATGAACAAATCGAAATTGCTTTAAATCGTGTTGAATGAGAATTAAACTTTTTAAAAGAAGGAAGTGAAGTTCAAATTAGAAAATTCGAAAACGAAGTTTTAGATATTGAACTTAACCCTAACGTTTCACTTCAAGTTACATCAGCGCCAGATGCTGTTAAAGGTAATACTACAACAAATCCTCAAAAGAAAGTTGTTCTTGAGACAGGATTTGAATTAGAAACTCCTATGTTCATTAAAGAAGGTGATGTAATTACCGTTTCTACTGAAACAGGTAAATACGTTGGAAAGAATAATAAATAA
- the dnaJ gene encoding molecular chaperone DnaJ, whose amino-acid sequence MSKKRDYYEVLGINKNASEQEIKTAYRSLAKKYHPDKLKDGTSDQKMQELNEAYEILSNPEKRSVYDQYGHDAANGKAGAGGFGQGFEGFGGFGGFEDIFENIFGGFGGSRRSNPNRAMKGDDIRIIKKISFMQSINGDTLKETMSKYETCLHCGGTGAESKADIKRCDTCNGSGHVTKRVRSIFGMTQQNVVCETCSGTGQQVTKKCSVCRGTKHVKNSKNVNIPIEPGIKDGTMLRLSGYGEPGINGGPAGDLFIQISIAEHKFFKRNGNDLYLDFPVSFIDIALENVVEVPTPYGNVKISMKKSYESGQIIRVPKKGINTKHGAGDLKLVLQITYPDISKSDNKEMLKVFENIKDSSNQKFTKSVEQTLR is encoded by the coding sequence ATGAGTAAAAAAAGAGATTACTATGAAGTTTTAGGAATAAACAAAAATGCTTCAGAACAAGAAATAAAAACAGCTTATAGAAGCCTTGCGAAAAAATATCACCCAGATAAATTGAAAGATGGTACAAGTGATCAAAAAATGCAAGAATTAAACGAAGCATATGAGATTCTTTCTAACCCTGAAAAAAGAAGTGTTTATGACCAATATGGACATGATGCAGCAAACGGTAAAGCAGGAGCTGGTGGCTTTGGGCAAGGATTTGAAGGTTTCGGTGGTTTTGGTGGATTTGAAGATATTTTTGAAAACATTTTTGGTGGATTCGGAGGGTCTAGAAGATCTAATCCAAATAGAGCAATGAAGGGTGATGATATTAGAATCATTAAAAAAATTTCTTTCATGCAAAGCATTAATGGTGACACCTTAAAAGAAACTATGAGTAAATATGAAACATGTTTACATTGTGGTGGAACAGGCGCAGAATCTAAAGCCGACATTAAAAGATGTGATACATGTAATGGAAGTGGTCATGTAACAAAAAGAGTGAGAAGTATTTTTGGTATGACACAACAAAATGTTGTTTGTGAGACTTGTTCTGGTACAGGTCAACAAGTTACTAAAAAATGTTCAGTTTGTCGTGGTACAAAACATGTTAAAAATTCTAAAAATGTTAATATTCCAATTGAACCAGGAATTAAAGACGGAACTATGTTAAGACTTTCAGGTTACGGTGAACCAGGAATTAATGGTGGTCCGGCAGGTGATTTATTCATTCAAATTAGCATTGCTGAACATAAATTCTTCAAAAGAAATGGAAATGACTTATATTTAGACTTTCCCGTTTCATTTATAGATATTGCATTAGAAAACGTTGTAGAAGTCCCTACACCTTATGGTAATGTAAAAATTTCTATGAAAAAATCTTATGAGTCAGGTCAAATCATAAGAGTGCCTAAAAAAGGAATTAACACCAAACATGGTGCAGGTGATTTAAAACTTGTTCTACAAATCACTTACCCAGATATTTCTAAATCTGATAATAAAGAGATGCTTAAAGTGTTTGAAAACATTAAAGATTCTTCGAACCAAAAATTCACAAAGAGCGTTGAACAAACATTGAGATAA
- a CDS encoding large conductance mechanosensitive channel protein MscL, which produces MKSNLTRTSLKEAVNFFKKGNILLLAIAFLAGVVFNAVVASLANDIIMAAISNALGKSGLEDWKVHGMLVGKFIGTVINFVIVTSLLFVLLFSYFLIKNAIKARKEKNAPVVEAAPAKPSVEELILEQLKAINDKLSQK; this is translated from the coding sequence ATGAAAAGCAATTTAACAAGAACTTCTTTAAAAGAAGCTGTTAACTTTTTTAAAAAAGGTAACATATTATTATTAGCTATCGCATTTTTAGCTGGAGTTGTATTTAATGCTGTTGTTGCATCTTTAGCAAACGATATTATTATGGCTGCCATCTCAAATGCTCTAGGAAAAAGCGGATTAGAAGATTGAAAAGTACATGGAATGTTAGTTGGTAAATTCATTGGAACAGTAATCAACTTTGTAATTGTTACATCATTATTATTTGTATTATTATTCTCATACTTCTTAATTAAAAACGCAATTAAAGCTAGAAAAGAAAAAAATGCACCAGTTGTTGAAGCTGCTCCAGCAAAACCATCTGTTGAAGAGTTAATTTTAGAACAACTTAAAGCTATTAACGATAAATTATCACAAAAATAG